The following are from one region of the Gryllotalpicola protaetiae genome:
- a CDS encoding ABC transporter substrate-binding protein encodes MRFPFRSKNALRSLAVVAAAGLAMTGLAACSSGNSSQGSAGSATKGTINWWGWTPTNSDEAKGFIAAFNKQYPDIKVNFKLVGISDYQAAMRPALASNSGPDVYDLQPGAYVQQFGTYAEDLTPVAKKALGDDWKSKIAKIAVDGLSSKGKLTALPIGSTFAGSLWYNADLFKKYNLEPPKTLDEWKQVCATFKQNGVGCFAQGASQEGFDQDTLQAIANSVDPGWWTKASKGDAKWDSPQGVETLTIWKELFTDGIMQEGALGAQQYPDVNNQFLTGKYAMVMMGSWYTQYATADAMTQAISSAGVAGAKPFPILPITFPDVAGKGNTSEMFGDADYGLAVASKSKNKAAAETFVKWMATSKEGQQQIANRLDTTPVLAGVAPDFTSIKFVDPELQSGPVNAYLKATASIDEPRFALLNADVENAFLAAAQSVASGSASPQKAATTLQQAADAAKAANG; translated from the coding sequence ATGCGATTCCCATTCCGATCGAAGAACGCACTCCGATCGCTCGCCGTCGTCGCAGCCGCAGGCCTCGCGATGACCGGGCTGGCCGCGTGCAGCAGCGGCAACTCAAGCCAGGGATCAGCCGGCTCGGCAACGAAGGGCACGATCAACTGGTGGGGCTGGACCCCGACCAACAGCGACGAGGCGAAGGGCTTCATCGCCGCGTTCAACAAGCAGTATCCCGACATCAAGGTCAACTTCAAGCTGGTCGGCATCAGCGACTATCAGGCCGCGATGCGCCCCGCACTGGCATCCAACAGCGGCCCTGACGTCTACGACCTGCAGCCCGGCGCCTACGTGCAGCAGTTCGGCACCTACGCAGAGGACCTGACCCCCGTCGCCAAGAAGGCCCTCGGCGACGACTGGAAGTCGAAGATCGCGAAGATCGCGGTCGACGGGCTCAGCTCGAAGGGCAAGCTCACGGCCCTGCCGATCGGCTCGACCTTCGCCGGCTCGCTCTGGTACAACGCCGACCTGTTCAAGAAGTACAACCTCGAGCCGCCCAAGACGCTGGACGAGTGGAAGCAGGTGTGCGCCACGTTCAAGCAGAACGGGGTCGGATGCTTCGCCCAGGGCGCCTCGCAGGAGGGCTTCGACCAGGACACCCTGCAGGCCATCGCTAACTCGGTCGACCCGGGTTGGTGGACCAAGGCCTCGAAGGGCGACGCCAAGTGGGACTCCCCGCAGGGCGTCGAGACCCTCACCATCTGGAAGGAGCTGTTCACCGACGGCATCATGCAGGAGGGCGCCCTCGGCGCCCAGCAGTACCCCGACGTGAACAACCAGTTCCTCACCGGCAAGTACGCGATGGTGATGATGGGCAGCTGGTACACGCAGTACGCGACGGCGGATGCCATGACGCAGGCCATCTCGTCCGCGGGCGTCGCCGGCGCCAAGCCGTTCCCGATCCTGCCGATCACGTTCCCCGACGTGGCGGGCAAGGGCAACACGAGCGAGATGTTCGGCGACGCCGACTACGGCCTCGCGGTGGCGAGCAAGTCGAAGAACAAGGCCGCGGCCGAGACCTTCGTGAAGTGGATGGCCACGAGCAAAGAAGGCCAGCAGCAGATCGCCAACCGCCTCGACACCACCCCGGTGCTCGCCGGGGTCGCGCCCGACTTCACCTCGATCAAGTTCGTCGACCCCGAGCTGCAGTCCGGCCCGGTCAACGCCTACCTGAAGGCGACTGCGAGCATCGACGAGCCGCGCTTCGCCCTGCTGAACGCCGACGTCGAGAACGCGTTCCTCGCCGCGGCCCAGTCGGTCGCGAGCGGCAGCGCGAGCCCGCAGAAGGCGGCCACGACGCTGCAGCAGGCCGCCGACGCGGCGAAGGCAGCCAACGGATGA
- a CDS encoding Gfo/Idh/MocA family protein: MSADASPEVLRVGVIGVGVISKQYFDSLPKLPNLRLVAVADLNEARAAEVAAEQGVVSRTVDELLASDDIDAIINLTIPAAHVEVGLRALAAGKHVFAEKPLGLSTAEAAPLIAAQTNGLRVGSAPDTVLGTGIQTARKVVDDGTIGEVLGASVHWSAPGHERWHPAPAFYYQPGGGPLYDMGPYYLTSLVHLLGPVARVSGVARRSARERTIATGPNAGTVLPVDVDTHITALLEHASGVASTVTVSFEVWATRSPLFEVYGSLGTLAVPDPNRFSDAVEVFTAESGEWAVVPESAGYRDAGRGYGLADLAASITAGTPHRASGELAFHVLDIMESILTASSEGRVVELSSTVERPAPVPLSDTP, translated from the coding sequence ATGAGCGCGGATGCCTCGCCCGAGGTGCTGCGCGTCGGCGTGATCGGCGTCGGTGTGATCTCGAAGCAGTACTTCGACAGCCTGCCGAAGCTGCCGAATCTTCGCCTCGTGGCTGTGGCCGACCTCAACGAGGCCCGGGCAGCAGAGGTCGCCGCCGAGCAGGGCGTCGTCTCGCGGACGGTCGACGAGCTGCTCGCCTCCGATGACATCGACGCGATCATCAACCTCACGATCCCGGCGGCGCACGTCGAGGTCGGCCTGCGCGCGCTCGCCGCGGGCAAGCACGTGTTCGCCGAGAAGCCGCTCGGGCTGTCGACGGCCGAGGCTGCGCCGCTGATCGCGGCACAGACGAACGGCCTGCGCGTCGGAAGCGCGCCGGACACCGTGCTCGGCACCGGCATCCAGACCGCGCGCAAAGTCGTCGACGACGGCACCATCGGCGAAGTGCTCGGCGCGTCGGTGCACTGGTCTGCGCCGGGGCATGAGCGCTGGCATCCGGCCCCTGCTTTCTATTACCAGCCGGGTGGCGGGCCGCTCTATGACATGGGGCCGTACTATCTGACCAGCCTCGTGCACCTGCTCGGGCCGGTCGCGCGCGTCTCGGGCGTCGCGCGGCGGTCGGCGCGCGAGCGCACGATCGCCACCGGGCCGAACGCGGGCACCGTGTTGCCGGTGGACGTCGACACGCACATCACGGCGCTGCTCGAGCATGCGTCGGGCGTCGCCTCGACCGTGACCGTGAGCTTCGAGGTGTGGGCGACGCGCTCGCCGCTGTTCGAGGTGTACGGCTCGCTCGGCACGCTCGCTGTGCCGGACCCGAACCGGTTCTCGGACGCCGTCGAGGTGTTCACGGCCGAGTCGGGCGAGTGGGCCGTCGTGCCGGAGTCGGCGGGCTATCGGGATGCCGGGCGCGGCTACGGCCTCGCCGATCTCGCCGCGTCGATCACCGCGGGCACCCCGCATCGGGCGTCGGGCGAGCTCGCGTTCCATGTGCTCGACATCATGGAGTCGATCCTCACGGCATCGTCTGAGGGGCGCGTCGTCGAGCTCTCGAGCACCGTCGAGCGCCCGGCGCCCGTGCCGCTGTCCGACACGCCGTAG
- a CDS encoding NAD-dependent epimerase/dehydratase family protein, with protein sequence MHEHDGAPLDVLFLGGTGTISASSVRLAVAHGFHVSVLNRGANRTGRELPDEVEWLTGDVTDDASVVAAIGDRTFDAVVNFLSYDEDDVARMVALFGGRTKQYVHISSGSIYAKPVLITPITESTPTAPNPPLPYATAKWRAEQALARAHREQGFPVTVIRPSHTYDDANPPLAGGWAVIDRIARGEEVPVHGDGTSLWTLTHAEDFAQGLVGLLGSERAIGETFHITGDDVLTWDQIHTLFARALGVEPKLVHVPSEFYPVVAPEWFWSGEFVGDLGHSAVFDNSKIRRFVPGFAPKLTFERAVRRMLEWRAAHPETAHGDEATEEVLERVVDAYHAARQAFADRAPAAVGAAVAS encoded by the coding sequence ATGCATGAACACGATGGCGCGCCATTGGACGTGCTCTTCCTCGGGGGCACGGGCACGATCAGCGCCTCGAGCGTACGGCTCGCAGTTGCGCACGGATTCCATGTCTCGGTGCTCAACCGCGGCGCGAACCGCACCGGGCGCGAGCTGCCCGACGAGGTCGAGTGGCTGACCGGCGATGTGACGGATGACGCCTCGGTCGTCGCCGCCATCGGCGATCGCACCTTCGACGCGGTCGTCAACTTCCTCTCGTACGACGAGGACGACGTGGCCCGCATGGTCGCGCTCTTCGGTGGCCGTACAAAGCAGTACGTGCACATCAGCTCGGGGTCGATCTATGCGAAGCCCGTGCTGATCACTCCGATCACCGAGTCGACCCCGACGGCGCCCAATCCGCCCCTTCCGTATGCGACCGCGAAGTGGCGCGCCGAGCAGGCCCTCGCCCGCGCCCACCGCGAGCAGGGCTTCCCGGTGACCGTGATCCGCCCGTCGCACACCTACGACGACGCCAACCCGCCGCTCGCCGGCGGCTGGGCGGTCATCGACCGCATCGCCCGCGGCGAGGAGGTGCCGGTGCACGGCGACGGCACCTCGCTGTGGACCCTCACCCATGCCGAGGACTTCGCGCAGGGCCTCGTCGGCCTGCTCGGCAGCGAGCGCGCGATCGGCGAGACGTTCCACATCACCGGCGACGACGTGCTCACGTGGGACCAGATCCACACGCTGTTCGCGCGCGCGCTGGGGGTCGAGCCCAAGCTCGTGCACGTGCCGAGCGAGTTCTACCCCGTGGTGGCGCCCGAATGGTTCTGGTCGGGCGAGTTCGTCGGCGACCTCGGACACTCCGCCGTGTTCGACAACTCGAAGATCCGCCGCTTCGTGCCCGGGTTCGCCCCGAAGCTCACCTTCGAGCGCGCCGTGCGGCGGATGCTGGAGTGGCGCGCCGCGCACCCCGAGACCGCCCACGGCGACGAGGCGACGGAAGAGGTGCTCGAGCGGGTCGTCGATGCCTACCACGCGGCGCGGCAGGCCTTCGCGGACCGGGCTCCCGCCGCCGTCGGCGCGGCGGTAGCTTCGTGA
- a CDS encoding tautomerase family protein gives MPLIQVDLDAELYASTGDAIGEAVHQAQIEALGIPADDRFQVFRPHAPGELKFDPGYNDVDRQNLLLIQVTAVHMYPVSVKRRFFETVVAKLAPLGVRPEDVQIALVENGFEDWYAGR, from the coding sequence ATGCCACTCATCCAAGTCGACCTCGACGCCGAGCTGTACGCCAGCACCGGTGACGCCATCGGCGAGGCGGTGCACCAGGCGCAGATCGAGGCGCTCGGGATTCCGGCCGACGACCGCTTCCAGGTGTTCCGCCCGCACGCCCCCGGCGAGTTGAAGTTCGACCCGGGCTACAACGACGTCGACCGGCAGAACCTGCTGCTGATCCAGGTGACCGCGGTGCACATGTACCCGGTCTCCGTGAAGCGGCGGTTCTTCGAGACGGTGGTCGCGAAGCTCGCCCCGCTCGGCGTGCGGCCAGAGGACGTGCAGATCGCGCTCGTCGAGAACGGCTTCGAAGACTGGTACGCAGGACGATGA
- a CDS encoding sugar phosphate isomerase/epimerase family protein: protein MARPVTLFTGQWADLPFEEVARLAGEWGYDGLEIASWGDHLDPNRAAVDDDYVADRLAILEKNGLKVFAISNHLKGQAVCDDPIDQRHRDILPDSVWGGGDPEGVRQRAAEEVKNTARAAARLGAKVVTGFTGSSIWKYVAMFPPASQAMVDAGYQDFADRWNPIIDVFDEVGVKFALEPHPSEIAYDYWTTKATLEAIGHRESFGLNWDPSHMVWQDLDPVGFLWDFQDRIYHVHCKDTKKRLNGRNGRLSSHLAWADPRRGWDFINTGHGDVPWEDAFRMLNAIGYEGPLSVEWEDAGFDRLKGAPEALAFVREHAIEASATAFDAAFSTKN, encoded by the coding sequence ATGGCACGACCTGTCACCCTGTTCACCGGCCAGTGGGCCGACCTGCCGTTCGAGGAAGTCGCGCGGCTCGCGGGCGAGTGGGGCTACGACGGCCTGGAGATCGCCTCGTGGGGCGACCACCTCGACCCGAACCGCGCCGCCGTCGACGACGACTACGTCGCCGACCGGCTCGCGATCCTCGAGAAGAACGGCCTCAAGGTGTTCGCGATCTCGAACCACCTCAAGGGCCAGGCGGTCTGCGACGACCCGATCGACCAGCGCCACCGCGACATCCTGCCCGACTCGGTGTGGGGCGGCGGCGACCCCGAGGGCGTGCGCCAGCGCGCCGCCGAAGAGGTCAAGAACACCGCGCGGGCCGCGGCCCGCCTCGGCGCGAAGGTCGTCACCGGGTTCACCGGCTCGTCCATCTGGAAGTACGTCGCGATGTTCCCGCCGGCCTCGCAGGCCATGGTGGACGCCGGCTACCAGGACTTCGCCGACCGCTGGAACCCGATCATCGACGTGTTCGACGAGGTCGGCGTGAAGTTCGCGCTCGAGCCGCACCCGTCCGAGATCGCCTACGACTACTGGACCACCAAGGCGACCCTCGAGGCGATCGGCCACCGCGAGTCGTTCGGCCTCAACTGGGACCCGTCGCACATGGTCTGGCAGGACCTCGACCCCGTCGGGTTCCTGTGGGACTTCCAGGACCGCATCTACCACGTGCACTGCAAGGACACGAAGAAGCGCCTCAACGGCCGCAACGGCCGACTGTCCTCGCACCTCGCCTGGGCCGACCCGAGGCGCGGCTGGGACTTCATCAACACGGGCCATGGCGACGTGCCGTGGGAGGACGCCTTCCGCATGCTCAACGCCATCGGCTATGAGGGTCCGCTCTCGGTCGAGTGGGAGGACGCCGGCTTCGACCGGCTGAAGGGCGCCCCAGAGGCGCTCGCCTTCGTCCGCGAACATGCGATCGAGGCATCCGCCACCGCATTCGACGCTGCATTCAGCACCAAGAACTAA
- a CDS encoding aldo/keto reductase, with protein sequence MNPTASHREGNTALPRHPLGSTGLDVTALCVGTSPLASMKRLYGYDVSDERAASTLDAVFDGPIRFIDTSNGYGEDGSAERRIGAAIAARSGLPADIVLATKVDPDPETGAFDGARVRASYEESLERLGVDRVPLLHLHDPERISFDEAVAPGGAVEALVALKEAGAVDFIGVAGGPVDLLQQYLDTEAFDVVLSHNRYTLLDRSAQRLFEGAHERGIGVINAAPYGGGMLAKGPDTQSKYGYGERDDRIADAARAMQAACERYGVPLAAAALQFSLRAAFVDSTVVGVSSPERVAETVGFATLELPDELWPELESLVPPSSLWLN encoded by the coding sequence GTGAACCCCACTGCATCGCACCGCGAGGGAAATACTGCTCTTCCCAGGCATCCGCTCGGCTCCACCGGCCTCGACGTGACGGCGCTGTGCGTCGGCACCAGCCCGCTCGCCAGCATGAAGCGGCTCTACGGCTACGACGTGTCCGACGAGCGCGCCGCCTCGACGCTCGACGCGGTCTTCGACGGCCCGATCCGCTTCATCGACACGTCGAACGGATACGGGGAGGATGGGTCGGCCGAGCGCCGCATCGGCGCGGCGATCGCCGCGCGCAGCGGACTGCCCGCCGACATCGTGCTCGCGACCAAGGTCGACCCCGACCCCGAGACGGGCGCCTTCGACGGGGCGCGCGTGCGCGCGTCGTACGAGGAGAGCCTCGAGCGGCTCGGCGTCGACCGGGTGCCGCTGCTGCACCTGCACGACCCCGAGCGCATCTCGTTCGACGAGGCGGTCGCGCCCGGCGGTGCGGTCGAGGCTCTGGTCGCGCTGAAGGAGGCCGGCGCGGTCGACTTCATCGGCGTCGCCGGCGGCCCGGTCGACCTGCTGCAGCAGTACCTCGACACCGAGGCGTTCGACGTCGTGCTGAGCCACAACCGCTACACGTTGCTCGACCGCTCGGCGCAGCGCCTGTTCGAGGGCGCGCACGAGCGCGGCATCGGCGTGATCAATGCGGCGCCCTACGGCGGCGGGATGCTGGCGAAGGGCCCCGACACGCAGTCGAAGTACGGCTACGGCGAGCGCGACGATCGCATTGCGGATGCCGCGCGGGCCATGCAGGCCGCGTGCGAGCGCTACGGGGTGCCGCTCGCGGCGGCGGCTCTTCAGTTCTCGCTGCGCGCAGCGTTCGTCGACTCGACGGTCGTGGGGGTCTCGTCCCCGGAGCGTGTCGCCGAGACGGTCGGGTTCGCCACGCTCGAGCTGCCGGATGAGCTGTGGCCCGAGCTGGAGTCCCTGGTCCCGCCCTCGTCCCTCTGGCTGAACTGA
- a CDS encoding LacI family DNA-binding transcriptional regulator, whose protein sequence is MTDSSERATLSRIADEAGVSLSTVSKVLNGRTGVSDTTRAQIEGLLHGHGYNRRGTAQSSSLIEVVFGQLGTEWTLEIIRGVERVAKENGLSVVVTESGDRHAPAPDWIEGALERRPVGVVLVLSGLPEESRRQLRVRNIPFVIIDPAGDPPPDVPAIGAANWTGGTLAARHLLELGHRRVAVIAGPDDMLMSRARLSGFRSALDAAGVSVPVEYLRAGDFDIQSGLAEGLALLSLPEPPTAIFAESDLQALGVYEAAREKGIAIPVELSVVGFDDLPVAAWVGPPLTTVRQPTADMAEQATRLALRLRERSAQDHLRIDLATQLVVRGSTAAPRNP, encoded by the coding sequence ATGACCGATTCGAGCGAGCGCGCGACCCTGTCGCGCATCGCCGACGAGGCCGGGGTGTCGCTGTCGACGGTGTCGAAGGTCTTGAACGGGCGCACCGGGGTGTCGGACACGACCCGGGCCCAGATCGAGGGGTTGCTGCACGGGCACGGCTACAACCGCCGCGGCACCGCGCAGTCGTCGTCGCTCATCGAGGTCGTGTTCGGGCAGCTCGGCACGGAGTGGACGCTCGAGATCATCCGCGGTGTTGAGCGCGTCGCGAAGGAGAACGGGCTGTCGGTCGTCGTCACTGAGAGCGGCGACCGGCATGCGCCCGCGCCCGACTGGATCGAGGGTGCCCTGGAGCGCCGGCCCGTCGGGGTGGTGCTCGTGCTGTCCGGGCTGCCCGAGGAGTCGCGGCGGCAGCTGCGCGTGCGGAACATCCCCTTCGTGATCATCGACCCGGCCGGCGACCCGCCGCCCGACGTGCCCGCGATCGGCGCCGCGAACTGGACGGGCGGCACGCTCGCCGCCCGTCACCTGCTGGAGCTCGGGCACCGGCGCGTCGCGGTCATCGCCGGGCCCGACGACATGCTGATGTCGCGCGCTCGGCTCTCGGGTTTCCGCTCTGCGCTGGATGCCGCCGGGGTGTCCGTGCCCGTCGAGTATCTGCGGGCCGGTGACTTCGACATTCAGAGCGGGCTCGCCGAGGGGCTCGCCCTGCTGTCGCTGCCCGAGCCGCCGACCGCGATCTTCGCCGAGAGCGACCTGCAGGCGCTCGGCGTGTACGAGGCCGCGCGTGAGAAAGGGATCGCGATCCCCGTCGAGCTCTCGGTGGTCGGATTCGACGACCTGCCCGTCGCGGCCTGGGTGGGCCCGCCGCTCACGACCGTTCGACAGCCGACGGCCGACATGGCCGAGCAGGCGACGCGGCTCGCGCTGCGGCTGCGCGAGCGCTCTGCGCAGGACCACCTGCGCATCGACCTCGCGACCCAGCTGGTCGTGCGGGGCTCGACGGCCGCGCCGCGGAATCCGTAA
- a CDS encoding carbohydrate ABC transporter permease produces MFEVRRWWSKGILQLVATLLVLPYLFPLVAMVQGSFQGDGWGNYRDVLRVPGFFRFFVNSAIIAAGVIVIVYVVTMLASYGFAKLHIRAREVYFWLLLACLTLPEVVLLTPLFTTTQAVGLFDTYWAVILPLAALQVPFAVLLTRNFINGLPDEMFEAARVDGANSLRGFLYLVIPLTRPIAAAVLIFTLIGAWNDYLMPLVFLQSQDMQTITLVPQFFVGEFSNDQTKILASAVLTAIPEIVAYLCLQGLFERGLSAGAIK; encoded by the coding sequence ATGTTCGAGGTCCGCAGATGGTGGAGCAAAGGCATCCTTCAGCTCGTCGCCACCCTGCTCGTCCTGCCCTACCTGTTCCCCCTGGTCGCGATGGTGCAGGGATCGTTCCAGGGCGACGGCTGGGGCAACTACCGCGACGTGCTGCGGGTGCCGGGCTTCTTCCGCTTCTTCGTGAACAGCGCGATCATCGCGGCCGGCGTGATCGTGATCGTCTATGTCGTCACGATGCTCGCGTCGTACGGGTTCGCCAAGCTGCACATCCGCGCCCGCGAGGTGTACTTCTGGCTGCTGCTCGCGTGCCTCACGCTGCCCGAGGTCGTGCTGCTGACACCGCTGTTCACGACGACGCAGGCGGTCGGCCTGTTCGACACGTACTGGGCCGTCATCCTGCCGCTCGCCGCGCTGCAGGTGCCGTTCGCCGTGCTGCTCACCCGCAACTTCATCAACGGCCTGCCCGACGAGATGTTCGAGGCGGCGCGCGTCGACGGCGCGAACTCGCTGCGCGGGTTCCTCTACCTGGTGATCCCGCTGACGCGGCCGATCGCCGCGGCGGTGCTCATCTTCACGCTCATCGGGGCGTGGAACGACTACCTCATGCCGCTGGTCTTCCTGCAGTCGCAGGACATGCAGACCATCACCCTCGTCCCGCAGTTCTTCGTCGGGGAGTTCAGCAACGACCAGACGAAGATCCTGGCGTCGGCCGTGCTGACGGCGATTCCGGAGATCGTGGCCTACCTGTGCCTCCAGGGACTCTTCGAGCGCGGCCTCTCGGCCGGCGCCATCAAGTAA
- a CDS encoding ThuA domain-containing protein, which translates to MTQRNALIVRGGWDGHEPVETTDSVIPFLEEHGFRVRVSEGTRVYTDFDYLDTVDLIVQINTMNSIERGEFAGLRRAVLNGTGLAGWHGGIADSYRDNADYLHMIGGQFAHHAGIAPELRTGEQSDNYLPYTVNITEYGRSHPITAGITDFELHTEQYWVLSDEYNDVLATTTQAVRPWDAWNRPVTAPAIWTRQWGKGRIFVSAPGHKLEIVNDPNVRTIIERGLLWAARGSEAVAA; encoded by the coding sequence ATGACGCAGCGCAACGCGCTCATCGTCCGCGGCGGCTGGGACGGCCACGAGCCGGTCGAGACCACCGACTCGGTCATCCCGTTCCTCGAGGAGCACGGCTTCCGGGTGCGGGTCTCGGAGGGGACCAGGGTCTATACCGACTTCGACTACCTCGACACCGTCGACCTCATCGTGCAGATCAACACCATGAACTCGATCGAGAGGGGCGAGTTCGCCGGCCTCAGGCGCGCGGTGCTGAACGGCACGGGCCTCGCCGGCTGGCATGGCGGCATCGCCGACTCGTACCGCGACAACGCCGACTACCTGCACATGATCGGCGGTCAGTTCGCCCACCATGCGGGCATCGCACCCGAGCTGCGCACCGGCGAGCAGTCGGACAACTACCTGCCGTACACCGTGAACATCACCGAGTACGGCAGGTCGCATCCCATCACTGCAGGGATCACCGACTTCGAGTTGCACACCGAGCAGTACTGGGTGCTGTCCGACGAGTACAACGACGTGCTGGCCACGACGACGCAGGCGGTGCGGCCGTGGGATGCCTGGAATCGGCCCGTCACCGCGCCCGCGATCTGGACCCGCCAGTGGGGCAAAGGCCGCATCTTCGTCTCGGCCCCGGGGCACAAGCTCGAGATCGTCAACGACCCGAACGTGCGCACCATCATCGAGCGCGGGCTGCTGTGGGCGGCGCGCGGCTCTGAGGCGGTCGCAGCATGA
- a CDS encoding carbohydrate ABC transporter permease translates to MTVSTERLTQRGVGSSSRPRARRRLQAPGLPWIIPALVLSVGLIYYCIAYTGYISTLNWDGASPEKISVGLENYTRIAQDPIFWRAIWHTVAFFIVTFVVQTVLGVVFAVIMHSRIRLAVVYKVIVFVPVVLAPAIMAPVFRQIFAADGQFNWVLEHIGLGFLAQPWIGQESTALPVIMVITIWQWTGLTFVLYYAAMSQIDQSLLEAARIDGAGNLRTLVSIIWPSLRGTTVALAILGAIGALKTFDVPWLVTIAGPNNATQFLGTYIYQMTIQLAHVGYGAALSIVLLVIALVMAIILQIVGREERSTKRKAR, encoded by the coding sequence ATGACGGTTTCAACCGAACGGTTGACGCAGCGCGGGGTCGGCTCGTCGAGCCGGCCCCGCGCCCGCCGCCGCCTGCAAGCGCCCGGCCTGCCGTGGATCATTCCCGCCCTCGTCCTCTCGGTCGGCCTGATCTACTACTGCATCGCCTACACGGGCTACATCTCGACCCTGAACTGGGACGGCGCGAGCCCCGAGAAGATCTCGGTCGGACTCGAGAACTACACGCGCATCGCTCAGGACCCGATCTTCTGGCGCGCGATCTGGCACACCGTCGCCTTCTTCATCGTGACCTTCGTGGTGCAGACGGTGCTCGGCGTCGTGTTCGCGGTGATCATGCACTCGCGCATCCGCCTCGCCGTGGTCTACAAGGTGATCGTCTTCGTGCCGGTTGTGCTGGCGCCTGCGATCATGGCGCCGGTCTTCCGGCAGATCTTCGCAGCCGACGGCCAGTTCAACTGGGTGCTCGAGCACATCGGCCTGGGGTTCCTCGCGCAGCCGTGGATCGGCCAGGAATCCACCGCCCTGCCCGTGATCATGGTGATCACCATCTGGCAGTGGACCGGGCTCACCTTCGTGCTCTATTACGCGGCGATGAGCCAGATCGACCAGTCGCTGCTCGAGGCGGCGCGCATCGACGGCGCCGGCAACCTGCGCACCCTGGTCAGCATCATCTGGCCGAGTCTGCGCGGCACGACCGTCGCCCTCGCGATCCTCGGCGCGATCGGCGCGCTCAAGACCTTCGACGTGCCGTGGCTCGTCACGATCGCAGGGCCCAACAACGCGACCCAGTTCCTCGGCACGTACATCTACCAGATGACCATTCAGCTGGCGCACGTCGGCTACGGCGCCGCGCTCTCGATCGTGCTGCTCGTGATCGCGCTCGTGATGGCGATCATCCTGCAGATCGTCGGTCGCGAGGAGCGCTCCACCAAGAGGAAGGCGCGCTGA
- a CDS encoding Gfo/Idh/MocA family protein codes for MGAAHSQAFRVAPRFFDLPFHPEMTVIVGRDAAKTQAAAEKLGWAEASTDWREVVARDDVDLVDICSPGDSHAEIAIAALQAGKHVLCEKPLANTVEEARAMADAARDAAARGIRSMVGFSYRRVPALTFARELVQAGRIGEVRQARAAYLQDWLVDENGPMTWRLDKKLAGSGSLGDIGAHAVDAVQFITGQSVEQVSGHLRTFVTERPLLASGVGLSGTASDERGTVTVDDAAWFTGQLSGGAVASFEATRYATGRKNGLKIEIFGSRGAIVFDLEKMNELEFYDGADAAGEQGFRRIFVTEPEHPYAAAWWPTGHGLGYEHPFSHQVRDLIFDIAEERAPSPSFDDGLQVQQVLDAVERSSADSARWTTVS; via the coding sequence ATGGGAGCCGCCCACAGCCAGGCCTTCCGCGTCGCCCCGCGGTTCTTCGACCTGCCGTTCCACCCTGAGATGACCGTGATCGTCGGGCGCGACGCCGCGAAGACCCAAGCCGCGGCCGAGAAGCTCGGCTGGGCCGAGGCATCGACCGACTGGCGCGAGGTCGTCGCGCGCGACGACGTCGACCTCGTCGACATCTGCTCGCCCGGCGACAGCCACGCAGAGATCGCGATCGCCGCACTTCAGGCGGGCAAACACGTGCTGTGCGAGAAGCCGCTCGCGAACACGGTCGAGGAGGCGAGGGCGATGGCGGATGCCGCGCGCGATGCCGCCGCCCGCGGCATCCGCTCGATGGTCGGCTTCTCATACCGCCGCGTGCCCGCGCTCACCTTCGCGCGCGAGCTCGTGCAGGCCGGCCGTATCGGCGAGGTGCGCCAGGCGCGCGCCGCGTACCTGCAGGACTGGCTCGTCGACGAGAACGGCCCCATGACGTGGCGGCTCGACAAGAAGCTCGCCGGCTCGGGCTCGCTCGGCGACATCGGCGCGCACGCCGTCGACGCGGTGCAGTTCATCACCGGGCAGAGCGTCGAGCAGGTCTCCGGCCATCTGCGCACCTTCGTCACCGAGCGGCCGCTGCTTGCCAGCGGAGTCGGGCTGTCGGGCACCGCCTCCGACGAACGCGGCACCGTCACGGTCGACGACGCCGCCTGGTTCACCGGGCAGCTCTCGGGCGGCGCGGTCGCGAGCTTCGAGGCGACGCGCTACGCCACCGGCCGCAAGAACGGGCTCAAGATCGAGATCTTCGGCTCGCGCGGGGCGATCGTGTTCGACCTCGAGAAGATGAACGAGCTCGAGTTCTACGACGGCGCCGATGCCGCCGGCGAGCAGGGCTTCCGCCGCATCTTCGTCACCGAACCCGAGCACCCCTACGCCGCCGCATGGTGGCCGACGGGGCACGGCCTCGGGTACGAGCATCCGTTCTCGCACCAGGTGCGTGACCTGATCTTCGACATCGCGGAAGAGCGCGCGCCGTCGCCGTCGTTCGACGACGGGCTGCAGGTGCAGCAGGTGCTGGACGCGGTCGAGCGGTCATCCGCCGACAGCGCCCGGTGGACCACCGTTTCCTAG